The genomic stretch TCGTCGATCCTACAGATCCTGAAGGTGAGCGCACATTAAATGTCACTGGTAACGCTACGGTTGATGACAGCATCAAGAACCTTGATCCTGCTGATATCTTATCTGCTGTCAGCTACTTCTTTAACTTATTGTATGAAGTAGGCGGCACAGATGACATTGACCATCTTGGTAACAGAAGATTGCGTTCTGTTGGTGAGCTGCTTCAGAACCAGTTCCGTATCGGTCTATCTCGTATGGAGCGTGTGGTAAGAGAGCGTATGTCTATCCAAGACACTTCTTCCATCACACCGCAGCAGCTGATCAATATTCGTCCGGTAATTGCATCAATTAAAGAGTTCTTTGGTAGCTCTCAGCTTTCCCAGTTCATGGACCAAACGAATCCGCTTGGCGAATTGACGCATAAACGTCGTCTTTCTGCTTTGGGACCTGGTGGACTTACGCGGGAACGTGCCGGCTTTGAGGTTCGTGACGTACATTACTCCCACTATGGAAGAATGTGTCCGATCGAAACGCCAGAGGGTCCGAACATTGGTTTGATTAACTCACTATCCTCTTATGCGAAAGTGAATAAATTTGGATTTATCGAAACGCCTTACCGCCGCGTTGATCCAGAAACAAACCGTGTTACAGAACATATCGACTACCTAACTGCTGATGAGCAAGATAACTATGTTATCGCACAGGCAAACTCTCCGTTACTAGAAGACGGAAGCTTCGAGAACGAAGAAGTAGTTGCTCGTTTCCGTGAGGAGAATACAATCGTAGGCCGTGATCGCGTTGATTACATGGACGTATCACCGAAGCAGGTTGTATCTGCCGCAACGGCGTGTATTCCTTTCTTGGAAAACGATGACTCCAACCGTGCACTAATGGGTGCGAACATGCAGCGACAAGCAGTACCGTTGATGCAGCCAGAAGCGCCAATCGTTGGTACGGGTATGGAATATGTATCTGGTAAAGACTCCGGTGCAGCTGTTATCTGCCGCGAAGACGGTATCGTAGAGCGTGTAGAAGCAAAAGAAATCTTTGTACGCCGCGTTACAGAAGTTGGCGGCAGTGAAGTAAAAGGCGATACAGACCGTTATCGTTTGCAGAAGTTTAAACGTTCCAACCAAGGAACTTGTTATAACCAGCGTCCAATCGTAAGTGTTGGCGACCGCGTCACAAAAGGAGAAATCCTTGCTGACGGACCTTCTATGGAAGATGGAGAGCTTGCACTTGGTCGTAACGTACTAGTTGCCTTCATGACATGGGAAGGTTATAACTACGAGGATGCGATCATCATGAGTGAACGCCTTGTAAAAGATGATGTTTATACATCTATCCACATCGAGGAGTACGAATCAGAAGCTCGTGATACGAAGCTTGGACCAGAAGAAATCACTCGCGATATCCCTAACGTTGGGGAAGACGCACTGAAGAATCTTGACGAGCGCGGTATCATCCGTGTCGGTGCTGAGGTTTCCGATGGTGATTTGCTTGTTGGTAAAGTAACACCTAAAGGCGTAACAGAGCTTTCTGCTGAAGAACGTCTATTGCACGCAATCTTCGGTGAAAAGGCTCGTGAAGTACGTGATACTTCCCTTCGTGTACCACATGGTGCCGGCGGTATTGTCTTGGATGTTAAAATCTTCAACCGTGAAGATGGCGATGAGCTTCCTCCAGGTGTAAACCAGCTAGTGCGTGCTTACATCGTTCAGAAACGTAAGATTTCTGAAGGGGATAAGATGGCCGGACGTCACGGTAACAAAGGTGTTATCTCTAAAATCCTTCCAGAAGAGGATATGCCGTTCATGCCAGACGGCACACCAGTTGATATCATGCTTAACCCACTAGGGGTACCATCTCGTATGAATATCGGTCAGGTGTTTGAGCTTCATTTAGGAATGGCAGCTCGTGCTCTGGGCATCCACGTTGCAACACCAGTATTTGATGGTGCGCGTGAAGAAGATGTTTGGGAAACACTTGAAGAAGCTGGAATGCCGCGTGATGCGAAAACAATCCTTTACGACGGAAGATCCGGTGAACCATTTGATAACCGCGTTTCTGTTGGTGTATCGTACATGATCAAGCTTGCCCACATGGTTGATGACAAGCTGCATGCACGTTCCACGGGTCCTTACTCTCTTGTTACGCAGCAGCCGCTCGGTGGTAAAGCACAGTTCGGTGGACAGCGTTTCGGTGAGATGGAGGTATGGGCACTTGAAGCATATGGTGCAGCATACACATTGCAAGAGATTCTAACAGTTAAATCCGATGACGTAGTCGGACGTGTGAAAACTTATGAAGCTATTGTTAAAGGTGACAATGTACCAGAGCCAGGTGTACCAGAATCATTCAAAGTATTGATCAAAGAGCTTCAGAGTCTTGGTATGGATGTTAAAATCCTCAATGGTGATGAAGAAGAAGTAGAATTGCGCGAACTCGAGGATGAAGACGATACGCAAGCACCTGACCGCATCAATCTTGATGTGCAGGAAGGTTAAGCGACGTAACATCAACTGCAGGGCAGTAACGGGATACTAAAAGGGAGGTAGGCCCCTTGATAGATGTAAATAATTTTGAGTTTATGAAAATAGGTTTGGCTTCACCTGATAAGATTCGTTCTTGGTCTTACGGAGAAGTGAAAAAGCCGGAAACGATCAACTATCGTACGTTGAAACCCGAGAAAGACGGTTTGTTCTGTGAACGTATCTTCGGTCCTCAAAAAGACTGGGAATGTCACTGCGGAAAATACAAACGCGTCCGTTATAAAGGTGTCGTATGTGATCGATGCGGCGTAGAAGTTACCAAAGCAAAAGTACGCCGTGAGCGTATGGGACACATCGAGCTAGCTGCTCCTGTGTCTCACATTTGGTACTTTAAAGGTATTCCAAGCCGTATGGGTCTTGTACTAGATATGTCCCCTCGCGCGCTTGAAGAAGTTATTTACTTTGCAGCGTACATCGTTACAGAAACTGGCGACACAGCGCTTGAGAAGAAACAACTTCTTTCTGAGAAGGAATATCGCCTTTATCGCGAAAAATACGGTAATACGTTCCAAGCTCAAATGGGCGCGGAAGCTATCCGTAAACTTCTTTCTGATATTGATGCAGAAAAAGAAGTAGAAACACTGCGTGAAGAATTAAAAACAGCACAAGGTCAGCGCAGAACGCGTGCGATCAAACGTTTGGAAGTTTTAGAAGCATTCCGTAATTCTGGAAACGATCCTTCATGGATGGTATTGGATGTACTTCCAATTATCCCGCCGGAGCTTCGTCCGATGGTACAGCTTGACGGAGGACGTTTTGCTACGTCTGACTTGAACGATTTGTACCGCCGTGTAATCAACCGGAACAACCGTCTGAAACGCTTGCTTGATCTTGGTGCTCCTAGCATTATCGTACAAAACGAAAAACGTATGCTTCAGGAAGCTGTTGATGCGTTGATCGATAACGGCCGCCGCGGTCGTCCAGTTACAGGTCCTGGTAACCGCCCGTTGAAATCTCTTTCTCATATGCTGAAAGGGAAGCAAGGACGTTTCCGTCAGAACTTACTAGGTAAACGTGTAGACTATTCCGGTCGTTCCGTAATCGTTGTAGGTCCGCATCTGAAGATGTATCAGTGTGGTCTTCCGAAAGAAATGGCACTTGAGCTATTCAAACCATTCATCATGAAAGAATTGGTTGAAAAAGGACTTGCGCATAATATTAAATCTGCAAAACGTAAAATCGAACGCTTGCACCCAGAAGTATGGGATGTACTCGAGGAAGTTATCCGCGAGCATCCAGTATTGCTTAACCGTGCCCCTACGCTTCACCGCCTAGGTATTCAGGCATTCGAACCAACATTAGTAGAAGGCCGTGCAATCCGTCTTCACCCGCTCGTATGTACAGCATATAACGCTGACTTTGATGGTGACCAGATGGCCGTTCACGTACCTCTATCTGCAGAAGCGCAAGCAGAAGCTCGTATTCTAATGCTTGCAGCGCAGAACATCTTGAACCCGAAAGATGGTAAACCAGTTGTTACGCCGTCTCAGGATATGGTACTAGGTAACTACTACTTGACGCTTGAGCGCGAAGATGCCATCGGTGAAGGTAAGATTTTCAATGATGTTAACGAAGCGATGCTTGCATATCAGAACGGCTATGTACACTTGCACACTCGTGTAGCAGTACATGCAGGTTCACTGAAAAACGAAACATTTACTGCAGAGCAGAATGAACAGATTTTGCTTACATCAGTAGGTAAATTGATCTTTAATACGATCTTGCCGAGCTCGTTCCCTTATATGAACGAACCAACTCGCGAGAACTTAGAAGAAAAAACACCTGCACACTACTTCGTAGAGAAGGGTGCGAACATTAAAGAGGAAATCGCTAAGCGCGATGTTATCTCACCGTTCAAGAAAGGCTTCCTTGGAGACATCATCGCTGAAGTATTCAAGCGTTTCAAAATCAGCGAAACGTCTAAGATGCTTGACCGCATGAAAGATCTAGGATTCAGCTATTCTACAAAAGCAGGTATTACGGTTGGTATCTCTGATATCGTTGTATTGAAAGAGAAAACAGAAATTCTTGATGAGGCACAATCGCGTGTGGATAAAGTATTGAAACAGTTCCGCCGTGGTTTGATCACAGAAGAAGAACGTTACGACCGCGTTATCTCGATCTGGTCTAAAGCGAAGGATGACATTCAAGAACGTCTGATGAAATCCTTGAGCAACCGTAACCCGATCTTTATGATGAGTGACTCTGGTGCCCGTGGTAACGCATCTAACTTTACGCAGCTTGCTGGTATGCGTGGTCTGATGGCCAACCCGGCCGGCCGAATCATCGAATTGCCAATCAAGTCCAGTTTCCGTGAAGGTCTGACAGTACTCGAGTACTTCATCTCTACACACGGTGCGCGTAAAGGTCTTGCCGATACCGCTCTGAAAACAGCCGATTCTGGTTACTTGACTCGTCGTCTAGTAGACGTTGCACAGGATGTTATCATCCGTGAAGAAGATTGCGGAACGGATCGCAGCTTGAAAGTGCGCGCACTTACAGAAGGCACAGAAATGATTGAACCATTGTATGACCGTCTTGTTGGACGTACAGCATTTGAGAATGTGAAACATCCAGAAACAGGCGATGTCATCGTAACGAAGAATGAATTGATTAATGAAGATACAGCTAGACAGATTATTGAAGCAGGGATTGAAGAAGTATCAATCCGTACTGTGTTTACATGTAATACAAAACACGGAGCTTGTAAGAAATGTTATGGCCGTAACCTTGCAACTGGCAGCGACGTTGAAGTCGGCGAGGCAGTTGGTATCATCGCAGCACAATCTATCGGTGAACCAGGAACACAGCTTACAATGCGTACGTTCCACACAGGTGGGGTAGCTGGAGATGATATTACACAAGGTTTGCCGCGTATCCAGGAATTGTTCGAGGCGCGTCATCCGAAAGGTCAAGCGGTTATCTCTGAAATTAAAGGTACTGTCATCGAAATCAACGAAGTCAAAGAAAAACAAGAAGTTGTTGTTCAAGGTACCGTTGAGACGAAGACATACACAGCTCCATACGGCGCGCGTCTGCGTGTTGCAGAAGGCGATGCAATTGAAGCGGGTGAAGGACTGACTGAAGGTTCTATCGATCCGAAAGAATTGCTTCGTGTCCGCGGTGTAGCTGGCGTTCAGCAGTATCTATTGAAAGAGGTACAAAAAGTATATCGTATGCAAGGTGTAGAAATCGGTGATAAGCACGTAGAAGTAATGGTTCGTCAGATGCTTCGTAAAGTACGTGTTGTCGATTCCGGGCAAACGAATGTACTGCCAGGATCTCTTCTTGAGATTCACCAATTCAGAGAAGCAAACCGTTCTGTACTTCAAGAAGACTTACAGCCGGCAAGCGGTAAGCCAGTATTACTTGGTATTACGAAAGCTTCCCTGGAAACTGATTCCTTCTTGTCTGCTGCTTCCTTCCAGGAAACAACTCGTGTCTTGACTGATGCAGCAATTAAAGGTAAGCGTGATGAGCTTCTCGGCCTGAAAGAGAATGTTATCATCGGTAAACTAGTTCCAGCAGGTACTGGTATGCCGCAGTATCGTAAGATTAAAGCGAAACTGGATGTACCTGAAGAAACGACAGAAGATCAGGATTTAGAATCTGTTACACCGTAACGGTGCCCTTAATAAGCAAGGAAACTAAATAATTGTCGGAAGCACTGTAAATCTCTCGTAAGGTGATTGACAATTACCTTACTTGAGTGATACTATATTCAAGGTGCTTCCGATTCTCCTTGTATACTTTGGAGGATATGCATATGTCTTATGAAAAAGTAGCACAAGCTAACACGGGAATCGTTATCGGAACCAAACAAACACTGAAAGCCATGAAGCAGGCTAAAGTGGAAACAGTTGTCATTGCAAATGACGCTGCCGAGCACATTACCAGCCAGGTAAGAAAGCTGGCAGAAGAATTAGGCATACCAGTAATCCAAGTCGATTCTATGAAACGATTAGGAGAAGCTTGTGGCATAGATGTAGGGACAGCTACTTTGGCAATTAAAAGATAGTTTTGGCGCAGCTGATGCTAGCTCAGCTCGTGAAAGCTTTGTTTTTTGCCCAAAAATGAACCACCTGGATGTGTGGTATTACAAAAAGCTTTGAAAGGAGGAAAAAACATGCCTACTATTAACCAATTAGTACGCAAAGGTCGCGTAAGCAAATCAAAGAAATCTGACTCTCCAGCATTGAATAAAGGGTACAACAGTTTCAAGAAGTCTTTGACTGATCAGTCTTCTCCACAAAAACGTGGTGTATGTACTCGTGTTGGTACAATGACTCCAAAGAAACCAAACTCCGCGTTGCGTAAATATGCACGTGTACGTTTGACAAACGGAATTGAGGTTACTGCCTACATTCCTGGTATCGGACATAACTTGCAAGA from Terribacillus sp. DMT04 encodes the following:
- the rpoB gene encoding DNA-directed RNA polymerase subunit beta; translated protein: MTGQVVQYGRHRQRRSYARISEVLELPNLIEIQTASYEWFLEEGLREMFQDISPIEDFAGNLSLEFVDYSLGEPKYPVDEAKERDVTYNAPLRVKVRLLNNETGEVKEQEVFMGDFPLMTDTGTFVINGAERVIVSQLVRSPSVYFSEKVDKNGKRGHTATVIPNRGAWLEFETDAKDVVHVRIDRTRKLPITVLLRALGFGTDQEIIDLIGENEYLRNTLEKDNTETTEKALLEIYERLRPGEPPTVENAKSLLVSRFFDPKRYDLAHVGRYKMNKKLNIANRLFNQTLAEPVVDEETGEVLAQKGDKLDRRLLDKILPYLDGTNSKFGENVVEPHDGVVEEPVVVQTIKIVDPTDPEGERTLNVTGNATVDDSIKNLDPADILSAVSYFFNLLYEVGGTDDIDHLGNRRLRSVGELLQNQFRIGLSRMERVVRERMSIQDTSSITPQQLINIRPVIASIKEFFGSSQLSQFMDQTNPLGELTHKRRLSALGPGGLTRERAGFEVRDVHYSHYGRMCPIETPEGPNIGLINSLSSYAKVNKFGFIETPYRRVDPETNRVTEHIDYLTADEQDNYVIAQANSPLLEDGSFENEEVVARFREENTIVGRDRVDYMDVSPKQVVSAATACIPFLENDDSNRALMGANMQRQAVPLMQPEAPIVGTGMEYVSGKDSGAAVICREDGIVERVEAKEIFVRRVTEVGGSEVKGDTDRYRLQKFKRSNQGTCYNQRPIVSVGDRVTKGEILADGPSMEDGELALGRNVLVAFMTWEGYNYEDAIIMSERLVKDDVYTSIHIEEYESEARDTKLGPEEITRDIPNVGEDALKNLDERGIIRVGAEVSDGDLLVGKVTPKGVTELSAEERLLHAIFGEKAREVRDTSLRVPHGAGGIVLDVKIFNREDGDELPPGVNQLVRAYIVQKRKISEGDKMAGRHGNKGVISKILPEEDMPFMPDGTPVDIMLNPLGVPSRMNIGQVFELHLGMAARALGIHVATPVFDGAREEDVWETLEEAGMPRDAKTILYDGRSGEPFDNRVSVGVSYMIKLAHMVDDKLHARSTGPYSLVTQQPLGGKAQFGGQRFGEMEVWALEAYGAAYTLQEILTVKSDDVVGRVKTYEAIVKGDNVPEPGVPESFKVLIKELQSLGMDVKILNGDEEEVELRELEDEDDTQAPDRINLDVQEG
- the rpoC gene encoding DNA-directed RNA polymerase subunit beta', with the protein product MIDVNNFEFMKIGLASPDKIRSWSYGEVKKPETINYRTLKPEKDGLFCERIFGPQKDWECHCGKYKRVRYKGVVCDRCGVEVTKAKVRRERMGHIELAAPVSHIWYFKGIPSRMGLVLDMSPRALEEVIYFAAYIVTETGDTALEKKQLLSEKEYRLYREKYGNTFQAQMGAEAIRKLLSDIDAEKEVETLREELKTAQGQRRTRAIKRLEVLEAFRNSGNDPSWMVLDVLPIIPPELRPMVQLDGGRFATSDLNDLYRRVINRNNRLKRLLDLGAPSIIVQNEKRMLQEAVDALIDNGRRGRPVTGPGNRPLKSLSHMLKGKQGRFRQNLLGKRVDYSGRSVIVVGPHLKMYQCGLPKEMALELFKPFIMKELVEKGLAHNIKSAKRKIERLHPEVWDVLEEVIREHPVLLNRAPTLHRLGIQAFEPTLVEGRAIRLHPLVCTAYNADFDGDQMAVHVPLSAEAQAEARILMLAAQNILNPKDGKPVVTPSQDMVLGNYYLTLEREDAIGEGKIFNDVNEAMLAYQNGYVHLHTRVAVHAGSLKNETFTAEQNEQILLTSVGKLIFNTILPSSFPYMNEPTRENLEEKTPAHYFVEKGANIKEEIAKRDVISPFKKGFLGDIIAEVFKRFKISETSKMLDRMKDLGFSYSTKAGITVGISDIVVLKEKTEILDEAQSRVDKVLKQFRRGLITEEERYDRVISIWSKAKDDIQERLMKSLSNRNPIFMMSDSGARGNASNFTQLAGMRGLMANPAGRIIELPIKSSFREGLTVLEYFISTHGARKGLADTALKTADSGYLTRRLVDVAQDVIIREEDCGTDRSLKVRALTEGTEMIEPLYDRLVGRTAFENVKHPETGDVIVTKNELINEDTARQIIEAGIEEVSIRTVFTCNTKHGACKKCYGRNLATGSDVEVGEAVGIIAAQSIGEPGTQLTMRTFHTGGVAGDDITQGLPRIQELFEARHPKGQAVISEIKGTVIEINEVKEKQEVVVQGTVETKTYTAPYGARLRVAEGDAIEAGEGLTEGSIDPKELLRVRGVAGVQQYLLKEVQKVYRMQGVEIGDKHVEVMVRQMLRKVRVVDSGQTNVLPGSLLEIHQFREANRSVLQEDLQPASGKPVLLGITKASLETDSFLSAASFQETTRVLTDAAIKGKRDELLGLKENVIIGKLVPAGTGMPQYRKIKAKLDVPEETTEDQDLESVTP
- a CDS encoding 50S ribosomal protein L7ae-like protein; its protein translation is MSYEKVAQANTGIVIGTKQTLKAMKQAKVETVVIANDAAEHITSQVRKLAEELGIPVIQVDSMKRLGEACGIDVGTATLAIKR
- the rpsL gene encoding 30S ribosomal protein S12 is translated as MPTINQLVRKGRVSKSKKSDSPALNKGYNSFKKSLTDQSSPQKRGVCTRVGTMTPKKPNSALRKYARVRLTNGIEVTAYIPGIGHNLQEHSVVLIRGGRVKDLPGVRYHIVRGALDTSGVDGRAQGRSKYGTKRPKK